In the Mesorhizobium sp. genome, one interval contains:
- a CDS encoding PAS domain-containing sensor histidine kinase, whose protein sequence is MNQTVDPAISGAELPAEAVAVRPAESRRLLAWPGIVTVVLSLASAALSFVILMGLTAIEPTPRTTLVLIAVNAAFIFVLLALIGREAHRILMARRIGKAASRLHVRIVAMFALVAALPAILVAIVASITLDIGLDRWFDIRTKTIINSSLSIAEAYVRENARNLQGTTLSMANDLDSNRTLYNLDRGGFEALVTQQAQGRALAHAALIRADGSVMMQAETRSSIALPDPPIEAVQTAADGQPVLIEPRVRNIVGAIIKLRQIPDAYLYTIREVDQEVIRARQLVRANASDYRLLEDNRTATQIAFALLYLGLTLVIVMSAIWTGIAVADRLVRPVRQLIGAADEVATGNLDVQVPVRASDGDVGYLSQTFNTMLTELKFQRNALLSAKDQIDERRRFSEAVLAGVTAGVIGVDSEGLVTIVNRSAETMLALPLADTIGKNISTMLPHVGRVFEIARDSSRPVYREQVTFYRGGAERTFNVQITVEGSDRQDDPKAYVVTVDDITDLVQAQRSTAWADVARRIAHEIKNPLTPIQLSAERIRRRFGKVIVEDREIFDQCTDTIIRQVGDIGRMVDEFSAFARMPKPTMQQMDLREALREASFLVEVSRSDIVFERQFGSEPLTGTFDSRLMGQALGNVIKNAAEAIDAGERPAGEPGVIRIRATQARGYIAVDVIDNGKGLPRENRQRLLEPYMTTREKGTGLGLAIVKKIVEDHGGRLELHDAPADFHGGRGAMIRMILPGIGAAQAAARPARRAEGEQQAEKVHNGV, encoded by the coding sequence ATGAACCAAACCGTGGACCCTGCCATCTCGGGAGCCGAGCTGCCCGCGGAGGCCGTGGCCGTGAGACCGGCCGAAAGCCGCCGGCTGCTCGCGTGGCCCGGCATCGTCACGGTCGTGCTCTCGCTCGCCAGCGCCGCGCTTTCCTTCGTAATCCTGATGGGTCTGACCGCGATCGAGCCGACCCCGCGGACGACGCTGGTGCTCATCGCGGTCAACGCCGCCTTCATTTTCGTCCTGCTGGCACTGATCGGCCGGGAGGCGCATCGCATCCTGATGGCGCGACGCATCGGCAAGGCGGCGTCGCGCTTGCATGTGCGCATCGTCGCCATGTTCGCCCTGGTGGCGGCCCTGCCGGCGATCCTCGTCGCAATTGTCGCCTCGATCACGCTCGATATCGGTCTCGACCGGTGGTTCGACATTCGCACCAAGACGATCATCAACTCCTCCCTGTCGATCGCCGAGGCCTATGTGCGCGAGAATGCGCGCAACCTGCAGGGAACGACGCTGTCGATGGCCAACGACCTCGACAGCAACCGGACGCTCTACAATCTCGACCGCGGCGGGTTCGAAGCTCTGGTGACGCAGCAGGCGCAGGGCAGGGCGCTGGCTCATGCCGCACTTATCCGCGCCGACGGCTCGGTTATGATGCAGGCCGAGACGAGGAGCAGCATCGCACTGCCCGATCCGCCGATCGAGGCAGTCCAGACCGCCGCCGACGGTCAGCCGGTGCTGATCGAACCGCGCGTTCGCAACATCGTCGGCGCGATCATCAAGCTCAGGCAGATCCCGGATGCCTATCTCTATACGATCCGCGAGGTCGACCAGGAGGTCATCCGTGCGCGGCAGCTCGTGCGCGCCAATGCCTCCGACTATCGCCTGCTGGAAGACAACCGCACTGCGACCCAGATCGCCTTCGCACTGCTCTATCTCGGCCTGACGCTGGTTATCGTCATGTCAGCGATCTGGACCGGCATCGCGGTGGCGGATCGCCTTGTCAGGCCGGTGCGCCAGTTGATCGGCGCCGCCGACGAGGTAGCTACCGGCAATCTCGACGTCCAGGTGCCCGTCCGCGCATCGGACGGTGATGTCGGCTACCTGTCGCAGACCTTCAACACCATGCTCACGGAACTCAAATTCCAGCGCAACGCACTCTTGAGCGCGAAGGACCAGATCGACGAGCGGCGGCGGTTTTCGGAAGCGGTTCTCGCCGGCGTGACCGCGGGCGTCATCGGGGTCGATTCCGAGGGCCTGGTGACGATCGTCAACCGTTCGGCGGAGACCATGCTCGCACTGCCGCTCGCAGATACGATCGGCAAGAACATTAGCACCATGCTGCCGCATGTCGGCCGCGTCTTCGAGATCGCCCGGGATTCCTCGCGCCCTGTCTATCGCGAGCAGGTCACCTTCTACCGCGGCGGCGCCGAGCGTACCTTCAACGTGCAGATCACGGTCGAAGGCAGCGACCGGCAGGACGATCCCAAGGCCTATGTCGTGACGGTCGACGACATCACAGATCTCGTGCAGGCGCAGCGGTCGACCGCCTGGGCCGACGTCGCGCGGCGCATCGCGCACGAGATCAAGAACCCGCTGACGCCGATCCAGCTCTCGGCCGAGCGTATCCGCCGGCGCTTCGGCAAGGTGATCGTCGAGGATCGCGAGATTTTCGACCAATGCACGGACACGATCATCCGACAGGTCGGTGACATTGGCCGCATGGTGGACGAATTCTCAGCCTTTGCACGCATGCCAAAGCCGACGATGCAGCAGATGGACCTGCGCGAAGCCCTTCGCGAGGCGTCCTTCCTCGTCGAAGTGAGCCGCTCCGATATCGTGTTCGAGCGTCAGTTCGGCAGCGAGCCGCTGACGGGAACGTTCGACAGCCGTCTGATGGGCCAGGCACTCGGCAACGTCATCAAGAACGCGGCCGAAGCGATCGATGCGGGAGAAAGACCGGCGGGCGAACCTGGGGTGATTCGTATCCGCGCGACGCAGGCGAGGGGCTATATCGCCGTCGACGTGATCGACAACGGCAAGGGCCTGCCGCGCGAGAACAGGCAAAGGCTGCTCGAGCCTTATATGACGACGCGCGAAAAAGGTACCGGTCTCGGCCTCGCTATCGTCAAGAAGATCGTGGAGGACCACGGAGGCCGGCTCGAACTCCACGACGCGCCAGCCGATTTCCACGGTGGTCGTGGTGCGATGATCCGGATGATCCTTCCGGGAATAGGTGCCGCCCAAGCCGCTGCTCGACCCGCCAGACGGGCCGAGGGCGAACAGCAAGCGGAGAAGGTGCACAATGGCGTCTGA